One window of the Pedobacter ginsengisoli genome contains the following:
- a CDS encoding GH36-type glycosyl hydrolase domain-containing protein: protein MKFYLAYLLAITFLVSSCSSRKQTEEHQLAKTILADTSLKKVDSMARAAIKEGFNAGSGYSQIWARDMNTFIETALEETSKEEVKGAILIFFALQQKNDEMIDGYVLKKDFTWNDDTPYYSDNDTKHVGFKNTVETDQETSLIQLVGKYVKKTGDTSILAEKIGGITVLTRMERMIQYLLKEKYNRSYGLLYGAMTADWGDVQPNDDFGCDWNNLSNEAIDVYDNAMLIIALNYLQEMTTDKNQKANWAELQKSVKANIRKHLWDEKRKKFIPHIYPGKSPIPAGFDENSIHYHGGTAVAIEAGLLSKDEIAIVNKQMVENVKLSGMPSIGLTIYPTYPDGLFRGGMSKPYIYQNGGDWTWFGGRMIQQLIANGFVKEAYEEVRPMIDLVIKHHGFYEWYGKGGVPSGSGKFKGSAGVLSKSISEFNNWAKEQQ, encoded by the coding sequence ATGAAATTTTATCTGGCTTATCTATTGGCCATTACCTTTCTTGTTAGCTCCTGTTCATCAAGAAAACAGACCGAAGAGCATCAACTTGCCAAGACCATCCTGGCCGATACTTCCTTAAAAAAAGTAGACAGCATGGCCAGAGCCGCAATAAAAGAAGGATTTAATGCAGGAAGCGGTTACTCACAAATTTGGGCCCGCGATATGAACACGTTTATTGAAACTGCCCTTGAAGAGACCTCTAAAGAAGAAGTAAAAGGAGCTATACTGATCTTTTTTGCCCTTCAGCAAAAAAATGACGAAATGATAGATGGTTATGTTTTAAAAAAGGACTTTACGTGGAATGATGATACCCCATACTATTCAGATAATGACACTAAACATGTGGGCTTCAAAAATACTGTAGAAACAGATCAGGAAACCTCACTAATACAACTTGTAGGAAAGTATGTAAAGAAAACAGGCGACACCAGTATTTTGGCCGAAAAAATTGGCGGTATAACTGTACTAACCCGAATGGAGCGCATGATTCAGTACTTACTTAAGGAGAAATACAACAGAAGCTATGGCTTGCTTTATGGAGCAATGACTGCCGATTGGGGTGATGTACAACCTAACGATGATTTTGGCTGCGACTGGAATAACCTATCTAACGAGGCTATTGATGTTTACGATAATGCCATGCTCATTATTGCACTGAATTATCTGCAGGAAATGACCACTGATAAGAATCAGAAAGCCAATTGGGCAGAATTACAGAAATCTGTTAAGGCCAACATAAGAAAGCATCTGTGGGATGAAAAAAGAAAAAAATTCATTCCTCATATTTATCCGGGAAAATCTCCAATTCCTGCAGGATTTGATGAGAATAGCATCCATTATCATGGTGGCACTGCGGTAGCTATTGAAGCAGGCTTGCTATCAAAAGATGAAATTGCAATAGTTAATAAACAAATGGTCGAAAACGTAAAACTTTCGGGTATGCCAAGCATTGGCCTTACTATTTACCCTACTTATCCCGACGGTCTTTTCCGTGGAGGTATGTCTAAACCATACATCTATCAAAACGGCGGAGACTGGACCTGGTTTGGCGGAAGGATGATTCAGCAGCTAATTGCTAATGGCTTTGTTAAAGAAGCTTATGAGGAGGTTCGCCCTATGATTGATCTTGTTATTAAACATCATGGTTTCTATGAATGGTATGGAAAGGGCGGGGTGCCGAGTGGGTCAGGCAAATTCAAGGGCTCAGCAGGTGTGCTAAGTAAATCTATTTCCGAATTTAATAACTGGGCAAAAGAGCAACAATAA
- a CDS encoding glycosyl hydrolase family 95 catalytic domain-containing protein gives MKPFKIILLVLNLGCAAMALAQTSGLPDAHFNLSLKAPITTWDEAIPLGNGLMGGLLWGENNTLRLSLDRGDLWDERTHGEKEWWKKYTYQKGAEMVAQKKYAIVNGWWDGPYNGVSPTKLPAGRVEIKLPQGQLVQGFELKLATAEGLAYFKSGAVVKALYSASEPVAVLSVKGAIPDAVDLLSTSDVYRKNTDGQGGPSSGGSVSKLGYPDAVKGKKGNAQWYIQEAAEGLKYCVYVETKATGKETLLAITITSTTDSGDLLALAEKRCSAALAKGYDAVLKPHKQWWNAFWQKSSVSVPDTAVQKQYNLVQYFYGAASRLNAPPMPLQGVWTADNGSLPPWKGDYHNDLNTQMTYMAYQESGRFDEGASYINYLWDRRDSFRAFAKDFYGTKGLACPGVMSYSGQPLGGWGQYSMSPAMSAWSAHLFYLHWMYSADDKFLREKAYPWSSEVGECMLGLLKKDDKGILRLPLSSSPEIFDNSPKAWLEPNSNYDLMSLKMLFLSLKEMAEACDKNYEINKWADAAAALGEFHTKDDGTLLLDANNELKSSHRHLSNIIGLYPFNLITPENGEKATKVIDASLQSWDKLGTSQWCGYSFSWMSCLRARVGDAEEAVKNLDIFVKAFVLRNGFHVNGDQTKSGFSSFTYRPFTLEGNFLASQAVHEMLLQSWSADPGKINTGVIRIFPAVPQKWANASFNDLRAEGGYKVSAIRKNNQTVSFSITAAKKGKVRIKDNFNGREPKWSVKNVNKTGDIYEVNLAKGEKISATF, from the coding sequence ATGAAACCTTTCAAAATTATCTTACTGGTATTAAATCTTGGTTGTGCTGCTATGGCATTGGCGCAAACATCTGGTTTACCCGATGCCCATTTCAATCTATCATTAAAAGCACCCATAACCACCTGGGATGAGGCAATTCCATTAGGAAATGGCTTGATGGGTGGCTTACTGTGGGGAGAAAATAATACGCTTAGATTGTCGCTTGATAGGGGTGATTTGTGGGATGAACGTACTCATGGAGAAAAGGAGTGGTGGAAAAAGTATACTTATCAGAAAGGAGCGGAAATGGTAGCTCAGAAGAAGTATGCTATAGTAAATGGCTGGTGGGATGGTCCTTACAATGGTGTAAGCCCAACAAAGTTACCGGCAGGTCGTGTTGAAATTAAATTGCCACAGGGGCAGTTGGTTCAGGGATTTGAGCTGAAGCTGGCTACTGCCGAAGGCTTGGCTTATTTTAAATCGGGAGCTGTAGTGAAAGCTTTGTACAGTGCAAGCGAACCTGTAGCTGTGCTTTCTGTAAAAGGGGCTATACCGGATGCTGTTGATCTGTTAAGTACGTCGGATGTGTATCGTAAAAATACTGACGGACAAGGTGGGCCAAGCAGTGGAGGCTCTGTAAGTAAGCTTGGTTACCCTGATGCTGTTAAAGGTAAAAAAGGCAATGCACAATGGTATATACAGGAGGCTGCAGAAGGGTTAAAGTATTGCGTGTATGTAGAAACCAAAGCAACCGGAAAGGAAACTTTATTAGCTATCACCATTACTTCGACAACAGATTCTGGAGATTTACTGGCCCTGGCCGAGAAACGTTGTTCTGCTGCTTTAGCAAAAGGATATGATGCTGTGCTGAAGCCTCATAAACAATGGTGGAACGCATTTTGGCAAAAATCTAGCGTAAGCGTACCGGATACAGCTGTTCAAAAACAATATAACCTGGTTCAATATTTTTATGGTGCCGCATCTCGCTTAAATGCACCACCAATGCCGTTGCAAGGAGTTTGGACCGCAGATAATGGCTCACTACCACCATGGAAAGGCGACTATCATAATGACCTGAATACCCAGATGACTTATATGGCTTATCAGGAATCTGGTCGTTTTGATGAGGGCGCATCTTATATCAATTACCTCTGGGATCGTCGCGACTCTTTTCGTGCATTTGCCAAAGATTTTTATGGTACTAAAGGTTTGGCCTGCCCGGGCGTAATGTCGTATAGCGGACAGCCACTAGGAGGTTGGGGGCAATATAGCATGTCGCCGGCTATGAGCGCCTGGAGTGCACACTTATTTTACCTTCATTGGATGTATAGTGCCGACGATAAATTTTTAAGGGAAAAGGCTTATCCATGGAGCTCTGAAGTAGGAGAGTGCATGTTGGGTTTGTTGAAAAAAGATGATAAAGGAATTTTAAGATTACCACTTTCTTCTTCGCCCGAGATTTTTGATAATAGCCCTAAAGCATGGCTTGAACCCAATAGTAATTATGACCTGATGAGTTTAAAAATGTTATTTCTTTCTTTAAAGGAAATGGCCGAGGCTTGCGATAAAAACTATGAAATAAATAAATGGGCTGATGCCGCTGCTGCATTAGGCGAATTTCATACTAAAGATGACGGTACATTATTATTGGATGCCAACAATGAGTTGAAGAGCAGCCACCGTCACTTATCTAATATCATAGGGCTGTATCCTTTCAACTTAATTACCCCAGAGAATGGCGAAAAAGCAACAAAAGTAATAGATGCGAGTTTACAAAGCTGGGATAAATTGGGTACAAGCCAGTGGTGTGGGTATAGTTTTTCGTGGATGAGCTGTTTAAGAGCAAGAGTAGGCGATGCGGAAGAAGCGGTTAAGAACCTCGATATTTTTGTTAAAGCATTTGTGTTGCGCAATGGATTTCATGTTAACGGTGATCAAACGAAAAGTGGTTTTTCTAGTTTTACCTACAGGCCATTTACTTTGGAGGGTAACTTTCTGGCTTCGCAAGCTGTTCATGAAATGTTGCTGCAGAGCTGGAGTGCTGATCCCGGTAAAATAAATACCGGAGTTATCCGTATTTTCCCTGCTGTACCACAGAAATGGGCCAATGCTTCTTTTAATGATTTAAGAGCTGAGGGAGGCTACAAGGTTTCTGCAATTCGTAAAAACAATCAGACGGTTAGTTTTAGCATTACAGCAGCTAAAAAGGGTAAGGTTAGAATTAAGGATAACTTTAATGGCAGAGAACCGAAATGGAGTGTTAAAAATGTAAATAAAACAGGTGATATTTATGAGGTAAACCTGGCAAAAGGAGAAAAAATAAGTGCAACCTTTTAA
- a CDS encoding sterol desaturase family protein — translation MMDFFQTIYDWVIGFFGLGNFIRIVNSGDYSSFLTYDGFISIIGPLFPIVLVIEILAALILRKFKAIDYKISFFSYVFNAFVGRFISIAAIVFCIGLFEKYAIFKTTFTWYWFIYGYIVWEFGHFIYHYLGHKVRLFWCLHSTHHAPQAMNLSVSYAHFFLEGPYADVIRTTVCILLGVNPPMLFVIMFIDGFYGGFIHIGEQLMKDGKLGFLYKYILTPSHHRVHHAKNPLYMDTNFCNLLNIWDRVFGTYQPEEKNLHIEYGITREMKPNSFLDSYFGEFACLIKDVYKAPGLKNKILYIFMPPGWNHTGDHKTASKARNEFKESQRQLTENALAPDFNADPKQMAIQE, via the coding sequence ATGATGGATTTTTTTCAAACAATTTATGATTGGGTTATTGGCTTTTTCGGCCTGGGGAATTTTATCAGGATTGTTAACTCTGGTGATTATAGCTCGTTTTTAACCTACGATGGTTTTATCTCCATTATTGGCCCCCTTTTTCCAATAGTTTTAGTAATAGAGATACTGGCAGCCTTAATACTAAGGAAATTTAAGGCTATTGATTATAAAATCTCATTCTTTTCGTATGTCTTTAATGCCTTTGTTGGCCGATTTATCTCAATAGCAGCAATTGTATTTTGTATAGGACTGTTCGAGAAATACGCCATCTTTAAAACAACTTTTACCTGGTACTGGTTTATTTACGGTTATATTGTCTGGGAATTTGGGCATTTTATTTATCATTATCTGGGGCATAAGGTTCGCTTGTTTTGGTGTTTACATTCAACCCATCATGCACCGCAGGCAATGAACCTATCAGTGTCCTATGCTCACTTTTTTCTGGAAGGCCCATATGCTGATGTAATCAGGACTACAGTATGTATTTTACTAGGCGTTAATCCACCTATGTTGTTCGTAATTATGTTTATTGATGGCTTTTATGGAGGTTTTATACATATAGGTGAGCAATTGATGAAGGATGGCAAATTGGGCTTTTTGTATAAATACATTTTAACCCCTTCACACCACAGGGTACACCATGCTAAAAATCCATTATATATGGATACAAACTTTTGTAATCTGTTGAATATCTGGGATCGTGTTTTTGGCACATATCAACCCGAAGAAAAGAACCTTCACATTGAATATGGTATTACAAGAGAAATGAAACCCAATAGTTTTTTGGATAGCTATTTTGGAGAGTTTGCCTGTTTAATAAAGGATGTTTACAAAGCTCCCGGGCTTAAAAATAAAATTCTATACATATTTATGCCACCGGGTTGGAACCATACTGGCGACCATAAAACAGCAAGTAAAGCCAGAAATGAATTTAAAGAAAGTCAGCGCCAGTTAACAGAAAATGCATTGGCACCTGACTTTAATGCAGATCCAAAACAAATGGCAATTCAGGAATAA
- a CDS encoding RBBP9/YdeN family alpha/beta hydrolase produces the protein METKILIIPGLGGSGENHWQTYWSKNFNKAIRIEQENWDEPELKKWLKKLNEAIEKLREPVILVAHSLAVSLVLHWAVKYNNHNIKGALLVAPADVDSAEYTPDVVRGFAPIPLSKLTFPSIVVTSINDPYISLNRAKYFAEQWGSEFINIGEKGHINSDSNLGMWEEGQMILQKLNGSNE, from the coding sequence ATGGAAACAAAAATCTTGATTATTCCCGGTCTTGGAGGATCCGGAGAGAACCATTGGCAAACCTATTGGTCAAAGAATTTTAACAAAGCCATCAGGATTGAACAGGAAAATTGGGATGAGCCTGAATTAAAAAAATGGTTAAAAAAACTAAATGAAGCTATAGAGAAGCTACGGGAACCGGTTATTTTGGTTGCTCATAGCTTGGCGGTTTCGTTGGTGCTCCATTGGGCAGTTAAGTATAATAACCACAACATTAAAGGAGCATTACTTGTAGCACCTGCTGATGTTGATTCTGCAGAATATACACCAGATGTTGTAAGGGGGTTCGCACCTATTCCATTATCCAAACTCACCTTCCCGTCTATAGTAGTAACAAGCATTAACGACCCTTATATAAGTTTAAATAGGGCCAAATATTTTGCAGAGCAATGGGGTAGTGAATTTATAAATATCGGTGAAAAAGGGCACATAAATTCCGACTCAAATCTGGGAATGTGGGAAGAAGGACAGATGATTTTGCAGAAATTGAATGGCTCTAATGAATAA
- a CDS encoding aldo/keto reductase family oxidoreductase, protein MQKIYMGDAGPKVSPAVYGFYRWDDVKDADATLKKIFHLCMELGINTFEHGDSQGSEKCEQLFGELLSEGAFKREEVVLFSKCGLRLPSSQNPDVRVRHYNTSAAHIIASVEQSLKNLRTDYIDIFLLDKLDPISNLEETALTLERLKESGKIKNIGVANFSVFQHQLLASYLTKPIVTNHIELNLLNMQALDNGQIDYIKQRYMRPLAYAPLAEGRIAVGTDKQAIKVREKLEELSVKYNVHIESLAVAWLVKLGALPLIGTTNEQRIRNAVNAFTIELDHQDWYELYNVSVENSNKTL, encoded by the coding sequence ATGCAAAAGATTTATATGGGAGATGCAGGGCCGAAAGTGTCGCCTGCGGTTTACGGTTTTTACAGATGGGATGATGTTAAAGATGCTGATGCAACTTTAAAGAAGATTTTTCATTTGTGTATGGAGCTTGGTATTAACACATTTGAGCACGGTGATAGCCAGGGTTCAGAAAAATGTGAGCAATTATTTGGAGAGCTACTAAGTGAAGGTGCTTTTAAAAGAGAAGAGGTTGTTTTATTTAGTAAGTGTGGATTAAGACTTCCAAGCTCACAGAATCCTGATGTAAGGGTTAGGCATTATAACACCTCAGCAGCCCATATCATTGCAAGTGTAGAGCAGTCACTAAAAAATTTAAGAACCGATTATATCGATATTTTTTTATTAGATAAACTTGATCCTATATCTAATCTTGAAGAGACTGCATTGACTCTGGAACGACTAAAGGAATCAGGTAAGATCAAGAATATTGGTGTGGCAAATTTCTCTGTTTTTCAGCACCAGTTATTGGCTTCTTATTTAACAAAGCCAATAGTAACCAATCATATTGAGCTGAATCTTTTGAATATGCAGGCATTGGATAACGGACAGATTGATTATATAAAGCAACGTTATATGCGTCCGTTGGCATATGCACCTCTTGCAGAAGGCAGAATTGCTGTGGGGACAGATAAACAGGCTATTAAAGTACGCGAAAAGCTGGAAGAGCTGAGTGTAAAATATAACGTTCATATAGAATCATTAGCAGTAGCGTGGCTGGTTAAATTGGGCGCCTTGCCGCTAATTGGTACTACAAACGAACAAAGAATAAGGAATGCAGTAAATGCCTTTACTATAGAGCTTGATCATCAGGACTGGTATGAATTGTATAACGTATCTGTTGAAAACTCGAACAAAACCTTATAG
- a CDS encoding recombinase family protein: MLHAIIYIRVSTDEQAQKGYSQRSQEEKLNKYCKDNHVEIVQTVFEDHSAKNFERPAWTTMMKQLNINKSNRPQLILFTRWDRFSRNTANAYYMITQLQKLGIEPQATDQPLDMSVPGNKVLLAMYIVTAEVENDRRSLNIKQGINKAKKEGRYMGRAPIGYLNISLPDGTKTIIPREPEATLIKKVFEGFDENVSVRSYYKTALNTGLKCSLNAFFNILQNPVYCGKIRVPSLDGKTIVEVPGIHNPLISTELFDEVQSRIKRRDKKYIKQSANSELMFRGILSCPLCSKKMTGSGSKGRAKKYFYYHCSSSCGYRVRADQVNENLLSGICLLKPNVEYTPIFEDLIRKIYGKLYEQKSIDKTNINRALHKMMERVANARELLVKGTIDEEDYHSIKSDCENRIGILGTQLNDAYKLDVKQKQSLKKITKCFLKPAFIFRGTDNSIELKVASLFLNKDFVYSDPDFTSHLKDEVRIVYGSQCSNTKENFEEADIIKNISKEQQELISNIIKIELNKGNKISTQNATKVLSFLLKLAEICISIKIKIG, from the coding sequence ATGTTACACGCTATCATCTACATCAGAGTCAGCACAGACGAACAAGCACAAAAAGGGTACTCTCAGCGTAGCCAAGAAGAAAAATTAAATAAATATTGTAAAGACAATCATGTTGAAATTGTCCAGACCGTATTTGAAGACCATTCAGCAAAAAACTTCGAACGGCCGGCATGGACTACCATGATGAAACAATTAAATATCAATAAATCTAATAGACCGCAACTTATTCTATTTACTCGTTGGGATCGATTTAGCAGGAATACAGCAAATGCTTATTACATGATCACGCAGCTACAAAAGCTCGGTATTGAACCTCAGGCTACAGATCAACCTTTGGATATGTCAGTACCTGGAAACAAAGTATTACTGGCGATGTATATCGTCACAGCAGAAGTTGAGAATGACCGAAGATCTTTAAATATTAAGCAAGGTATAAACAAAGCCAAAAAGGAAGGACGATATATGGGGCGAGCACCTATAGGTTATCTCAATATATCGTTACCAGACGGAACAAAAACAATCATTCCCCGTGAGCCAGAGGCAACATTAATCAAAAAGGTATTTGAAGGATTCGATGAAAATGTGTCCGTTCGCTCTTACTATAAAACAGCTCTCAATACAGGGTTAAAATGTAGTCTAAATGCTTTCTTCAATATACTTCAAAATCCAGTTTACTGCGGTAAAATAAGAGTTCCTTCTTTAGATGGAAAAACTATAGTAGAAGTTCCTGGTATCCATAATCCTTTAATTTCGACAGAACTTTTTGATGAAGTACAATCAAGAATTAAACGACGCGACAAAAAGTACATTAAACAAAGTGCGAATAGTGAGCTTATGTTTAGAGGAATACTAAGTTGTCCTCTTTGTTCAAAAAAAATGACTGGAAGTGGTTCAAAAGGAAGGGCTAAAAAGTACTTTTATTATCATTGTTCTTCTTCTTGTGGTTATCGAGTAAGGGCAGATCAAGTAAATGAAAACTTATTATCAGGGATTTGTTTGCTAAAACCAAATGTGGAATATACTCCAATTTTTGAAGATCTTATCAGAAAGATTTACGGCAAATTGTACGAACAAAAATCTATTGACAAAACCAATATCAATAGAGCATTACATAAAATGATGGAACGAGTTGCTAATGCAAGGGAGCTTTTAGTAAAAGGTACAATTGACGAAGAAGATTACCATTCAATAAAATCAGACTGCGAAAATAGAATTGGCATCTTAGGCACACAACTCAATGATGCTTATAAACTTGATGTAAAGCAGAAGCAGAGTTTAAAAAAGATTACGAAATGTTTCTTAAAGCCCGCTTTTATTTTTCGTGGCACAGACAATTCCATAGAATTAAAAGTTGCTTCGTTGTTCTTAAATAAAGATTTTGTATATAGCGATCCCGACTTTACAAGTCACTTGAAAGATGAGGTTAGGATCGTTTATGGATCTCAGTGCTCAAATACGAAAGAGAATTTTGAAGAAGCAGACATTATCAAAAATATTAGCAAAGAACAACAAGAGTTAATCTCGAATATTATAAAAATTGAATTGAACAAAGGGAATAAAATATCAACTCAAAATGCCACCAAGGTTTTATCCTTCCTGTTAAAACTTGCAGAAATTTGTATTTCTATCAAAATCAAGATCGGTTAA